The Lolium perenne isolate Kyuss_39 chromosome 6, Kyuss_2.0, whole genome shotgun sequence genome segment ATTATAGTCTATGAATCCATAATCCGCAAGTTAAGTCAAAAGTTTTTGCATACTATGCAAATCCATTTTTTGATTCCAGGGTAGTTCAAGTGTCATAAATGCATACCCGAAGTCCCCAACAACACTGATTAATACTTAAATTATTATATTTTGGGTTCTACAAATTCTTTATTTGCATATTTCCAACACTACAAGAGAACCGACATCTTGGCGGACAATGGTTGAAAACTTCGTAGAAATGACACATCGGTGATGTTTTGTAGCTAGTGTCAGCAATTCACATGGTTCGGTGACAGTCACCGAATGGATGTCACATATTAGTTGAGGAGATTCGTGGAAAGAACAAGCAACCAAATTCTTCATCTGTTTAATAAATTCCACGAAAATGGCCTAGGGTCACATAAGCGTATTGGTAGTGGTGTCGTTTTGACACTTAACATGTGCGGTGGGCCTCAGTTGTTAGATTTAGTAAGAACACCAAATATAAAAATAAATACAGTGAAATTTGTGCATGGGTTTGAAAAGTGTACCAAGTAGTGACGTATGTTTTGTGTTGGCGTAATAAGTAGCGGCGTGACTCATCCGCTAGATTTAGCAATAACTATTGTGGAATTatcatgttttgtatcacaaggATGATCACGTGTGTTCTTTGAAAGTTAGTGTAGTAGTTCTTTCGTTGTCATAAATTCATGCCCCAAGTCCCCTATAACACTTGTACTATCATTTAAATTACTATATTTAGGGTTATAGAAGTTCTTGGTTTGTATACTTCAAATAATATGACAAAACCATGTACTTGATGGCTCTAGCCATTGCAATATCTTCTGCTTCTTCGATGGATAATAATACCTTGACCTATCTAACACGTCGATATATGGCATACCCAACTCTAGCAGTCAGAGCCTATCGAGTTTGATAGCAACAACATGTTTTGGTTGGAGCTTTGCCTTATGCATACCATCATCGTGCGTCATGAGCAACCTTGCATGTGGAAAACTACAATGGCTTGGAAGAGAAGAGGTGTAGCGAGAAAGGAAGAGAGTGTGGGGAGGGGAAGCGTGGATTTTGAGAAGCTTCTCTATGAATGAAGGTTGAGCATGAGATGGTCTCAACAGGTTCATCCACTGCGGCATTTATTAATGCTGACAGTGATGGCTAGCTAGGGCTTTACCATCGCAATATAATCTACCACGGCGATAGTGTTGTTGCCACACACCGTGATAGGTCGAGTGAAATAACTTTACACAACACATTCATGGTATGGTACCGAACCGCCCTGAAATGGTATACTGTCTCGTCTTGTAGTGACTTATTTCCTTAGGCCTCGTTCGGTTACACCCTAcccgggggagggggggggggggggggattgatATGGATTGGCAGGGAATCACGTTCAATTACTGGTCAACACCTCCGAATCCGCCTCAATCCCATCTAAACCGAACATGCCCTTAGTGTGCGTGCATCTTCGTGGTTCAAATACTCAAGTACCTTAGAATATGCGTTACCACTAAAATTGAAGGGGGTAAGTTACCTCTCCTTCTATGCCGTGAAAACAACTCAAACAGGTTTAGTCCTCGGCTATCAAGACAAGATGCATATATAAAGTACCCGTAGGTCAGGAGCACAATTCAACCTACAAGGGAACACGTACTACCAATCGAGGGGGGAGTGCAACACGAGTAACTCAAGGGACAGCATCGCCATCTAGCTGGTTTAGATCCATCTAGATTaactccacacacacacacaccatagTGATCCTTGAAATCATGTACACACACATCACGCTTGTTGCTTGACAAGATTCCCATTATGGACTGGTTGATGGGTTGACTAGTCGCGGCTCTTGAAGGGGATTGCCCTGATCACCACCACGTGGTAGATGGCCGCCAGCGCCGCGCCGATGAACGGGCCGACCCAGAAGATCCACTGCACGCAAGAGATCAACAAGATTAATTAGTCGCTCCTAATCATCACCAAGCTTAATTCTCTAAGAACAAGTACTGTAATTAGGGTTGTAAAGATCGATGGAGCAAGTGATGGTATCCTTACGTGGTCGTCCCATGACTGCTTCTTGTTGTAGATGATGGCAGCGCCGAGGGACCTCGCCGGGTTGATGCCGGTGCCGGTGATGGGGATCGTCGCAAGATGCACCAGGAACACTGCGAACCCGATCGGCAGCGGCGCCAGGATCTGCACCAAATCCCCAGTTCATCAATATCCATACATAAAAATAAAAAGATTCAACTGCATGGTGGCCGGCGCCGTCCGACCGTACCGGTGAACTATGTAAAGACGAAGACACTTACGGGGACGTGGGAGTCTCTGGCGCTGCGCTTGGCATCAGTAGCCGAGAACACGGTGTAGACCAGCACGAACGTGCCCACGATCTCGGCCCCCAAACCATCTCCCTTCGTATACCCCGGCGCGACGGAGTTGGCGCCGCCGCCGTTGCCCATGTACAAGGTCGTCTGGAACCCCTTCACCACGCCAGCGCCACAGATGGCCCCGAGGCACTGCATCACCATGTAGAACACGGCCCTGGTGAGGGACAGCTTCCTGGCCAGGAACAGCCCGAAGGTGACCGCCGGGTTGATGTGCCCGCCGGAGATGCCGGCGGTGCAGTAGACGAGCACGAAGATCATGCCCCCGAAGCTCCAGGCGATGCCCTGGATGCCCACCGTGCCGCACTTGGACCCGGAGGGGTTGCCGACCACGCCCATGACGGTGAGGACCGAGATGTAGAGGAAGAGGAAGGTGGCCAGGAACTCGGCGATGCCGGCGCGGTAGAAGGACCAGGATGTGAGCTCGGAGGCCTCGAAGAGCGGGGCTGGTGGAGGCTCCTTGTAGTCCTTGTCGTCGCCGCCCTGCGCCGCCGTGCCTATGGGCTGGCGCTCCGAGTAGCGGTTCGCGCCCAGGCGCACGTCCTCCTCCTTGCCCTCCATTGACGACGCCTGAGCTTAGCTTGGTTGATCAGTTGAGAGATGGGCTAGTGTGAGATGAGGAAAGGGAGTGGCTTCGGGTTGCTTCTTATAGCGGATGGCAATCATGGCCGTTATGCATGGTGTctgtgtgtgtgtgagagagagagagagagtgtgtgtgtgtgtggtgatAATCGTTTTCTTGGTTTATTTTTTGCTGCCACTTCTTGATTAGTGGATGTTGATGATAGGGGGGTTTGGTTTGTTGATTAGTGGCCTAGCTAGTGATAGCAATGTTAGCTAGCTCTCCAAAAATTAATAAATTTGTTTGTGGCTTAGTAATTGTTTACTCTTGGTGTGTCACCTCACCTGTCATGGGGTGGCAGAACCTTGTGGTACCGAATGGCTTAGTCGGCTCTTGTTAATTAGCAGGATGATGATAGGATAGGGTTAATAAGGGCTATACTTAATCTATCCGTAGAGAATGGTACGTACGTTTGTTGAGATAGGATTTCTTAGTATGGTTTTCTAGGATTTTCTAGCATACAACATGAATGATTTTGTATATATTGCGAGGTTGGAAAGTGGCGCCCTTTTTGTTCTAGCTGGTTGTTAGACACGGACAGAGCGGTCAGTTCCGGAGCTCGTGTAGGTATCTAGCTGTCTCGAGCATCTTCGTCTATCCCTTTGATGATCCACCAATCAATCAATCATAGGCGCAAACCAGCCACGTCTCCATGGAAAAAAATGAAGATATGAAAAAAATATTCTTCTGAAAGATAAACTTAACACGGCCATGAACAGAACCCTGCTTGTTGTTGTTGAAGCTCGATAGGTGTCCAGCTCCCAGGCGTTCAGGTGTAGGTTCTATACATCCAGTTCCTCACGATTTCTGGTCCACAGAATTTGGTAAAGCTAGATAAAGAGGGGATTTATGATGGATCTGTTCTGGATCTCCTTTAGCAAAGCAAAGAGTGCGACGTAGAGTGGTAGTAGGGTAACTAACAAGTAACAACGCATCATGTGTTACGGTGATGTGGATGCCTGATGATGGAATCCAGGCGCACTAGGTGACAAGGACGACCAAACGCACACACCCTTCACCAGATCGATCAGCTGCCACAACAAGTCGCACAACCACTCGCTGCGACAGGAGGCGAACGTACAGAAGAAACACGAGATAGAACGCGAAGAAAGCGCGGAGAGCGACAGCGGGAATCGTCTAGGGGGACGGCGGCCGCAGCTTCGTCGCTGGCCACACAACCGCACCGCCAGGCCGCAACTCCAACTCCGACCTCACCTCCATTCAAGCAGACAGAAAAGGACTCCGATCTCACCTGCACAAGAAGAATAGTTTTCTCGCTCGGAAAGGTGCACCACTCCAGCTCCAATGTCCAAGCAGCATGGCTTGGGGAAGAGCAACAAGTGGGGAAAAAACATCGCGTGCTTCACCATGCACTATAGGGAATAAGCCCAATCCCAAACAATAATCTTTAAGATCAGGTTGATGGAGCAAAACCTTTTCTTCTCCATCATCTTCTTGCTTGCCGTCGAGGGTATAGTGTGTCAACGATGACGATGCACCCATGTGCATCACCCACGGCAAGCTTTGATGGTGCTCGGGCGAACAGTTGTGGTTTTTCTTTTCCTCGCCTCGCGTTGGAAACGGCCGTGACTAGTTGGGCGATGCCCATCACCCATGCGTCACCTGCACCGGCAAAACCGGCATGCTCCTGCCGCGTGTCCACAACCTGGTCAAGCATACGCTTCTATACATCTTTTCCGCACCGTGGTCATCATATATGAACAAATGTTGTACAACTGTACACGGCAGCCATGTTACGAGACCACGGCAGACGTACTGTTCATCAAACCACAAAACAAGGAACGGAAAACTTCGACGTTTCATGCGACGATGAGGGCGGCAGCTAATCAGGGTAGAGCTTCGAAAAAGAAAGATCTTTCAACAACTTCTCTTTCAGAAAACAAGGTTAAAAACTTTTACATTAACCGTGATTTATGGATGAGTTGTTTACCATCCAGAGACCGAGCTCAAACCCTAATCCTAGGCCGACGACAAGGATCTATATACAACTGAGATTAACTGGTACTAGTGACAACATATATCTATAGTAGTGCACACTATTACAACCAAGGACTAGAGTTACACAGCAGATCCATTACAATACCGCAAGAaaagggttttttttttttacattaGTTGAACTCTCTGAGGCCAGGTTAGCATGCTTCTTACGATGAGCTTACAGCGGAAGCCGGATCAATCAGGTGTTGATGCTCGTGCGTGCAGACTCTCGGAGGCTGTCCTTTTGTCCAAAGGTTTCTGAGCTCGCCTCGTTTCTTGCCGAGTGATATGAAGGTGCCTGCAGTACATACGGTGGTTCTTTTAACAGTTTAAGGCGCAGGCCCAGAATTATTTCAAGCCATGAAACTTATCGGCAGAAACAGAAGTGTGTTCTTTACCGAGCGTGAAAGGCACGATGTAGAGAAGAGCTGGTTGGCCATGACCATCCATAAGATTCAAGGCGACGTATGTGATCAGAAGACCTAAAGATGGCAAAAATGCATCCCGTCAAAACTTCAGATGGAAATAACACATACAGAGCTGTTTGCACCAACATATAGCATATCGATAGAATCTCTTCCTTCTAAAGAATTCCAGGGGGCAATCACTTGATTTCAATTCGTTTAAAACAGACACCGGAGGACAAGAAAATACGACACCATAATTAAGGATGAATACCATGGCAAATAATTCTAAATATTCTAGAAGCGGCAATGTCTTACCAGAACCGTACGCAACCATCGACCACAAAAAGTAACCAGACTGTAAGGTCTTCTTGGCAGCCCAATCGTACCTAAGAGAAGGAAGGCAAATACTAAGTGGAAAGCTAAACTATAGTATCAAGCATACTATAAGTTCAAAGTAATTGGTACACAGGTATCCAGCATATGCTATGGGAAATATGCAAGCTGATAGATATTCTCCAGCCTCTAATTATGAAAATCCGCTCTTCCCATTACTTCTATAAAATTCATATACAACATGCCTAACCTTAGCGCAAAAGCAACCAACAGTCCAGGAAGAAGGATATCACCAAAGCCAATAATGCTGTATCCGCCCCATGGGTCAAACATTCGTGGTATCTTCAACAGCATGGGAACACCATCTTCATCAGTCTTATCACCACGTGCAACCTGCAGGCAGAGTACATATATTACTAGAATGTCTAttgagcaaaaaaaaaaacagaatatCACAATGGTCATATGCACATACCACAATCATCACACTCTCATGAAACAACATCTTGGATATAAAAACCCAGAAGATGTCATACAAGAAGGAACAGCCGAGAAGAACAGAGCCCACCTGACAATTACGAACAAATAAAATATTGGCATCGAATTACTTCATTTGATGAAAAGCACGAAACAAGTGGCAGAAGGAATTACCTTAAGATTAGGTATCCTCACAATTTGGATTACAGTAACAATCAGTGCAATACCCTGAAGGCACAAAGCATGATGTTAATCAACAGAGAATAATCCCAAGGAAAGGGTGCAGAAACTAGAAAACAAATCTGCACTTACAAGAACATCTTGCCCAATCCATGCATAAGGCATCCGGCGATAAACAGCCCATAAAACAGCAAAGACAATGCAAAATGGACAAACTGCCAATGTAAGGTATGAGACAGCACCAAAAAATGGCACTTTGACAAATGATCCTGCTGCAGGTTTAAACCACCTGAAAGATACCACGATTTCAGGTCAGTACTGACTTTTTCCTTATTTCTTTCTTCAAGCCATGACTGTAAATCACTAAATTCACATATTAAAGGAACAACTAAGGCATATCTACAATGTGCATCTTAACCAAGAAAATGCAAATGTGTTTTGCAGAGCCAGAAATGTACCTTGACAATAAAGCCACCAAACACGTTTGTAGACCCTGAACAAACAAGGAAAAGGTTAAGAAATGGGCAGGATTGATTCACTCTGCAGTTGTACTAGATACAGTGTGCTGTTTGGTCATCAAACAAAAACCATAAGCTACTTGTTCATTTGGGATAGTTTCTCATACGCATGAATGAGAAAAAGTAAGATTAAATAATGCTCTCCGGGGGGGAATTGAAAAAATACATTTTAAGCAAATTTAAGGACTTGTTTAAACTATTCTCTAAATCGCATTGCTTCACGATTTGTGCAATTTAGTTTTGTGCAGGAGCAAATAAACCCTATTGTATTTTACTTATGAAGCACAAGaatataaaaatataaaaacTAAGGCAAATACACAGTTAAGAAAGTATAATTTCAATTAAAAAAATATGGCATAAAAAACACACCTCTACACCACCAATGCAAAATATAACCACCAGGAGCTCCACAAACCAGTGAGACATCAGTTTGTAAAGCATTACCAGAAAGAGTGATGCAACCACAATAAACAGCATTGCCGACGTCATGGTGATATCTACCATACCACTAGAACCTCCAGCCTCACAGTTCACTAAACTTTCGTGGCCATCCTATACGAATAATGTGCCTGTTAGTTTTTCTTTTCGAAAATCAAAACGATAAATCATGTAAGCTTGGGCTCAAAACCTTTAGAAGCTTCTCTTGCTCAGTAACTGCTTCTCGAGCACTCCATGCTGACCAATATGATGCGCCAAGAATGGTACCAACAGCCATGAGCCACAGAAACACCTCGGCCGTATCAACCAGAGGTCGATCTGGGGAGTATAACTGCACTGAAACTGAGGAAATCGAAAAGGAGAAACATATATATCAGCAATATTATTGTCAAACGAAATCCACAATACAGAAATCAATAAAAAAAAAGGTTGGACAGGCCTTGGTTTTTTTAAACTAAAATACAACCCTTGTATTCACAAGACATCGCACGAAATTTGAGAGAATGGAAGACCTAAGTACATTTACCTTTACCAAGCGAGAGAAGACCCTTTAAAATAGTGCCTGCATCTTTTGGCAGAAGAACTGCAGGTATATTTATATCTAGATCCGTTTCATTTTGATCACAAACCATCTTGTATAGCTCTGCAAGGAGACATACGCTACTAATTAACACCAAAAACATAGGTCGAACGAGATGCCATGAACATAAAGTGTGCTCCTGAGCTTTCTACATACGCAAACTGTACACAACTGAATGTGTATATACAACTATTAAAAGAAGTCCAATAAAATAATGAAAAGGTTTCAGTAAGTATGATGGTACACAAACACTCTAGCAGTAAAAAATGGTATATATCACACAACTTATTGTCCTGATCACATTCCTCGTATCCCAATATCTTCATCTTCTAATTAAACAGTAATTGTGAAAGG includes the following:
- the LOC139829727 gene encoding aquaporin PIP1-5-like, whose amino-acid sequence is MEGKEEDVRLGANRYSERQPIGTAAQGGDDKDYKEPPPAPLFEASELTSWSFYRAGIAEFLATFLFLYISVLTVMGVVGNPSGSKCGTVGIQGIAWSFGGMIFVLVYCTAGISGGHINPAVTFGLFLARKLSLTRAVFYMVMQCLGAICGAGVVKGFQTTLYMGNGGGANSVAPGYTKGDGLGAEIVGTFVLVYTVFSATDAKRSARDSHVPILAPLPIGFAVFLVHLATIPITGTGINPARSLGAAIIYNKKQSWDDHWIFWVGPFIGAALAAIYHVVVIRAIPFKSRD
- the LOC127305524 gene encoding signal peptide peptidase-like 4, which translates into the protein MMGAGSPDTAAVTALLLVGVAALLGAASAGDIVHQDDDAPKIPGCSNDFMLVKVQTWVNNREADEFVGVGARFGPIIESKEKHANRTGLLLADPFDCCAPLKEKVAGEVLLVQRGDCKFTTKTKNAEAAGASAIIIMNNLHELYKMVCDQNETDLDINIPAVLLPKDAGTILKGLLSLGKVSVQLYSPDRPLVDTAEVFLWLMAVGTILGASYWSAWSAREAVTEQEKLLKDGHESLVNCEAGGSSGMVDITMTSAMLFIVVASLFLVMLYKLMSHWFVELLVVIFCIGGVEGLQTCLVALLSRWFKPAAGSFVKVPFFGAVSYLTLAVCPFCIVFAVLWAVYRRMPYAWIGQDVLGIALIVTVIQIVRIPNLKVGSVLLGCSFLYDIFWVFISKMLFHESVMIVVARGDKTDEDGVPMLLKIPRMFDPWGGYSIIGFGDILLPGLLVAFALRYDWAAKKTLQSGYFLWSMVAYGSGLLITYVALNLMDGHGQPALLYIVPFTLGTFISLGKKRGELRNLWTKGQPPRVCTHEHQHLIDPASAVSSS